In Flavobacteriales bacterium, the DNA window GCTGGATAATGGGGTAGAACTAAAAGCTCAAATAATACCATTTACGGTGTTAATTTACTCATAGGTATAATGCCGATACATTGCTAAAAGCCAGTTATGAACGTAGTGAAATAAGTGGGTAATTTTAGCAAGTAATCGGTATAAGTCAACATAAAACAGACATGGGATATCGGAATATTTCCGTGGCAATTTTTGCCGATTTAATCAGCCTCACCCAAGAATGGCAAAAGAAAATAGATGATCTCCCCTAGGATGATCAAAAAGATTATTACCGAGGTTTTTAACACTCATTCCAATGAAACGCTCTATACTCATACAAAACCCTGCTTATCTCAAAATAAAAAACAAGCAACTCAAAATCATCGAACCTGAAACCCAAAGGGAATTGGGTTCGATCCCTTGTGAAGATATTGGTTATTTGATATTAGAACATCCTCAAACCACCATTACTTTACAAGTCATCCAAGAATTGCAAAACCATAAGGCAGCAATCATTAGTTGTGACAATTTCCATATACCTCAAGGTTTGATGCTTCCTTTTGAAGGGCATAGCCAAATGCAAGAACAACTTAAAAACCAAATAAACTGTTCGGAGGCACTCAGAAAACAACTTTGGAAACAGACGGTTCAGGCGAAAATAAGCAATCAGCAATTGGTTTTACAAATATTAGGGAAACCTCATGGGCAAATGGATGATTATCTCCAAGGAGTAAAAAGTGGTGACAGCACCAACAAAGAAGGGCAAGCCGCCAATTTTTATTGGAAACATCTTTGGCAAGAATTCACAAGAGACCGCTACGGAGATATGCCCAATCCTTTGCTCAATTATGGTTATGCCGTCTTGCGATCTGCCGTTGCTAGAGCCTTGGTGAGTTCTGGACTAAACCCCAGTATTGGAATTTTTCATAAAAATAAATACAACG includes these proteins:
- the cas1 gene encoding type II CRISPR-associated endonuclease Cas1 encodes the protein MKRSILIQNPAYLKIKNKQLKIIEPETQRELGSIPCEDIGYLILEHPQTTITLQVIQELQNHKAAIISCDNFHIPQGLMLPFEGHSQMQEQLKNQINCSEALRKQLWKQTVQAKISNQQLVLQILGKPHGQMDDYLQGVKSGDSTNKEGQAANFYWKHLWQEFTRDRYGDMPNPLLNYGYAVLRSAVARALVSSGLNPSIGIFHKNKYNAFCLADDIMEPYRPFVDYLVYQLFDSNKKIDKISPAIKQNLLQIYTSEVLIADKTKLFMEAIRTTSASLSACFAQTKRKIIYPEFYVTPKPF